In Crinalium epipsammum PCC 9333, the following are encoded in one genomic region:
- a CDS encoding ABC transporter ATP-binding protein/permease: MDRLNLNVLQQFWAIAKSYWSGDEKWQARGLLLSVVLLLLAYTGLSVLLNNKRGALISSLSAQDEPRFWQTVIVFIGVLVIYAPLLAAYTYLRDRLSLQWRRWLTHRFVDNYFSDRAYYNLHILDTEIDNPDQRIAEDVRSFTQESLTFLLVLVESVLSVIAFSSVLWGISKPLVFFLVLYALIGTLVTTVIFGKPLVRLNFEQLKREANLRFSLVRVRENAEAIAFYRGEERESNQVKQRFLDVFENVQRLLVWELNLNILTNAYEFIPFVLPALVVAPAIFAGEMEVGKVSEAQGAFIRVFFSLNLVVARFQALTTFGAGINRLYTFAQFLEQKESNQASEEQPRIQTVEADSLAVEHLSLQTPNYQRTLVEDLSVELPVGQGLLVMGASGCGKSSLLRAIAGLWNSGKGAIVRPEPNQILFLPQRPYMVLGTLRDQLLYPNTHLEVDDQHLKQVLEQVNLADLDERFGGFDAQLDWTDVLSLGEQQRLTFARLLLNKPKYAILDEATSALDLSNEEKLYQQLQAVGTTFLSVGHRSTLANYHQSLLELSQDKTWQIKQPVAIGKEQSELFELPSTN; this comes from the coding sequence ATGGATCGATTGAATTTAAATGTACTCCAGCAGTTTTGGGCGATCGCCAAATCCTATTGGTCAGGGGATGAAAAATGGCAAGCTAGAGGGTTACTGCTTTCTGTTGTGCTGTTGCTGCTGGCTTATACAGGGTTGAGTGTGTTACTCAACAACAAGCGAGGGGCGTTGATTTCATCCCTCTCTGCCCAGGATGAGCCGCGTTTCTGGCAAACTGTGATCGTTTTCATCGGCGTGTTAGTAATTTATGCGCCTCTGTTGGCAGCATATACTTATTTGCGCGATCGCCTGAGTTTGCAATGGCGGCGCTGGCTTACTCATCGGTTTGTAGATAATTATTTTAGCGATCGCGCTTACTACAATCTGCATATCTTAGATACTGAAATCGACAACCCAGATCAGCGAATTGCGGAAGATGTTCGCAGCTTTACCCAAGAATCTCTCACTTTTTTGTTAGTGCTGGTGGAGTCTGTGTTGTCGGTGATTGCTTTTAGCAGTGTACTTTGGGGCATTTCTAAACCTCTGGTATTTTTCTTGGTGCTGTATGCCTTAATTGGAACATTAGTGACAACGGTTATATTTGGTAAACCCCTTGTCAGACTTAACTTTGAACAACTGAAGAGGGAAGCAAATCTGCGTTTTAGCTTGGTACGAGTTCGGGAGAATGCAGAAGCGATCGCTTTTTATCGGGGAGAGGAACGCGAATCTAATCAGGTCAAACAGCGATTTCTGGATGTGTTTGAGAATGTTCAACGACTGCTGGTTTGGGAATTGAACTTAAATATTCTCACCAACGCTTATGAGTTCATTCCCTTCGTTTTGCCTGCTTTGGTGGTAGCCCCTGCAATTTTTGCTGGAGAAATGGAGGTGGGGAAAGTGTCTGAGGCACAAGGGGCTTTTATCCGCGTCTTTTTCTCCCTCAACCTTGTAGTTGCCCGTTTCCAAGCTTTGACCACCTTTGGAGCCGGAATTAACCGTCTCTATACTTTTGCTCAGTTTTTAGAACAGAAAGAGTCAAATCAAGCATCCGAGGAACAACCAAGGATTCAGACAGTTGAGGCAGATAGCCTCGCAGTGGAACACCTCAGCTTGCAAACGCCTAACTATCAACGCACATTGGTAGAAGATTTATCAGTGGAGTTACCTGTTGGGCAGGGGCTTTTAGTGATGGGGGCGAGTGGTTGTGGCAAAAGTTCACTGCTGAGAGCGATCGCAGGGTTGTGGAATTCTGGTAAGGGTGCGATCGTTCGTCCTGAACCAAACCAGATTCTATTTCTGCCCCAGCGTCCTTATATGGTGTTGGGTACTCTGCGCGATCAATTGCTCTATCCCAATACCCACCTTGAGGTTGACGATCAACACCTGAAGCAAGTTTTAGAACAGGTAAACTTAGCGGATCTCGATGAAAGATTTGGTGGATTTGATGCCCAACTGGATTGGACAGATGTTTTATCTTTGGGTGAACAACAACGGCTGACCTTCGCGCGATTGCTATTAAATAAACCCAAGTACGCCATTTTAGATGAAGCGACGAGCGCACTGGATTTGAGCAATGAGGAAAAGCTATATCAACAATTGCAAGCAGTTGGAACTACTTTTCTAAGTGTGGGGCATCGCTCTACGTTGGCGAACTATCATCAGTCTTTGCTGGAACTCTCGCAGGATAAGACTTGGCAGATTAAACAACCTGTGGCTATAGGAAAAGAACAGTCGGAATTGTTTGAACTTCCTTCGACTAACTGA